In Kaistella sp. 97-N-M2, the sequence CACTTTATTTTCAATTCTGTCTTATAAACTGGCGGGGACCGGCGATCCTACCAGAATTGCGTCGTACATTGTAAGTGGCATCGGTTTTTTAGGCGCCGGCGTTATTTTTAAAGTCGGTTTTAATGTTCACGGACTCACTACGGCGGGAATTATTTGGATTGCAGCGGCGATCGGAATGTCGATCGGGTTTGGAGAAATTTACATCGCATTTACTTTTCTGGCTTCTGCCCTGATTATTATTTATTCCGCAAGATATTTAACGAAATATTTTTTACCTCAGTTTCATAATAAGCTTCTGAAATTCAACCTGTCGAAGGAGGATTTTTTTAAGAAGAAACTCATTATCGAAGATCTTAAAGAGTTCTCGAAAGATGTTACAGAAGTTTCGTTAGAGAAGATTGGCAATTATTTCGTGGTAAGTTTAGATATTCATATCAGTACGAAAGAAATGGAAAAATTAGAAAACTATCTTATCAACCATCAGGAAGTTGAATCTTTCAGTTATTAAAATAAACTTTTAAACATAAAAAAATCCGACCCATTGCTGAGTCGGATTTTCGATATGTAAAGAAAATTACTTTTTCATTTCTTCCAAAAATTCATCGTGAGAGATTTTGGTTTCTTTTTTAGAAGCTTTTTCCAAGATAACGTCTTTCAGTTTTGCCATTCCTACTTCAGCGGAGATCTGACGAACCTGCTCCTGATCTTTCAACATTTCCACGGCGTATTTCTGAATTTCTTCGTCGGCCAAATGATGAATTCCGTACATCGCCAACTGATTTCTCACCAGTTGTTCTGCCTGCGCAAGAACGTCGGTATATTCCAGTTTGATGTCGTTGTCGTTCATCAGTTTACCTTCTAAAATCTGGTATTTCAACTGATTTTTTTCGGCTTCTAAGATTTCTTTAGCCTGATTTTCGTCGTTGATGTTTTCGTTGCTGTGCATTAACCATTTTACGAGGAAGGTTTCCGGAAGTTTTACCTCCTCTTTTTCATTAACCTGCTCCAAAACTTTATTCACGAAGTGAACATCGGCGTTCTGCTGAAAATACTCATCCAGTTCCGTTTTCACCTTTTCTTTCAGTTCGTCTTCAGATTTTATATTTCCTTCACCATAAACTTTATCGAATAATTCCTGATTCAGTTCCGCTAAGTTTAGACCAAAAAAATCTTTCACTTTCACTTCGATCTGATCGTGGTGCAGGTGCGCTAA encodes:
- a CDS encoding MgtC/SapB family protein; this encodes MSEHFELLDVYKAFVSLLAGLILGFEREMKDKSAGLKTITVITLGSTLFSILSYKLAGTGDPTRIASYIVSGIGFLGAGVIFKVGFNVHGLTTAGIIWIAAAIGMSIGFGEIYIAFTFLASALIIIYSARYLTKYFLPQFHNKLLKFNLSKEDFFKKKLIIEDLKEFSKDVTEVSLEKIGNYFVVSLDIHISTKEMEKLENYLINHQEVESFSY